One Leopardus geoffroyi isolate Oge1 chromosome C1, O.geoffroyi_Oge1_pat1.0, whole genome shotgun sequence DNA segment encodes these proteins:
- the SDC3 gene encoding syndecan-3, with the protein MKPGPPHRAGAAHGAGAGSGAAAGPGARGLLLPPLLLLLLAGRAAGAQRWRSENFERPVDLEGSGDDDSFPDDELDDLYSGSGSGYFEQESGIETAMRFSPDVATAVSTTPAVPPTMDIQPVGTPFEELPSEHPTPEPATSPPVVTEVPEEPSQRATTVSMPTATTAATTAGALTVATVPATVATAAPSIPAAPPSTAITSVIRTTGAQRLLPLPLTTAATARATTPAAPSPPTTVAVLDTEAPTPRLVSTATSRPRALPRPATTQEPDSPEKSTLPLGTTAPGPTEVAQTPTPESVLTTIRDEPEVPVSGGPSGDFELPEEETTQPDTANEVVAVGGAAAKPSPPPGTLPKGAGPGPSLLDNAIDPGSSAAQLPQKSILERKEVLVAVIVGGVVGALFAAFLVTLLIYRMKKKDEGSYTLEEPKQASVTYQKPDKQEEFYA; encoded by the exons atgaAGCCGGGGCCGCCGCACCGCGCCGGGGCCGCCCACGGGGCAGGCGCCGGGAGCGGGGCCGCGGCAGGGCCCGGGGCCCGTGGGCTGCTCctgccgccgctgctgctgctgctgctggccggGCGCGCCGCGGGG GCTCAGCGCTGGCGCAGTGAGAACTTCGAGAGGCCCGTGGACCTGGAGGGCTCTGGGGATGACGACTCCTTCCCCGATGACGAGCTGGACGACCTCTACTCGGGGTCCGGCTCGGGCT acTTCGAGCAGGAGTCGGGCATTGAGACAGCCATGCGGTTCAGCCCAGATGTGGCCACGGCAGTGTCCACCACACCCGCGGTGCCGCCCACCATGGACATCCAGCCCGTGGGCACCCCGTTTGAAGAGCTCCCCTCCGAGCACCCCACCCCGGAGCCAGCCACCAGCCCCCCGGTGGTGACAGAGGTCCCGGAAGAGCCCAGCCAGAGAGCCACCACCGTCTCCATGCCCACGGCTACCACTGCTGCCACGACCGCAGGGGCCCTGACCGTGGCCACGGTGCCCGCCACGGTGGCCACCGCCGCCCCCAGCATCCCCGCAGCACCCCCTTCCACGGCCATCACCTCTGTCATAAGGACCACCGGTGCACAGAGGCTTCTGCCTCTTCCGCTGACCACGGCGGCCACGGCCCGGGCCACCACCCCAGCGGCGCCCTCGCCTCCCACCACGGTGGCTGTCTTGGACACAGAGGCCCCGACACCCAGGTTGGTCAGCACAGCTACCTCCAGGCCAAGGGCCCTTCCCAGGCCAGCTACCACCCAGGAGCCTGACAGCCCTGAGAAGAGCACCCTGCCCCTGGGGACCACGGCCCCCGGACCCACGGAAGTGGCTCAG acccCAACTCCGGAGTCCGTCCTGACCACGATCCGGGATGAGCCAGAGGTGCCCGTGAGCGGGGGGCCCAGCGGGGACTTTGAGCTGCCGGAGGAAGAGACCACACAGCCAGACACAGCCAATGAGGTGGTGGCTGTGGGCGGGGCTGCGGCCAAGCCGTCACCTCCACCTGGGACGCTGCCCAAGGGTGCtggcccaggccccagcctccTGGACAATGCCATCGACCCAGGCAGCTCAGCTGCTCAGCTGCCTCAGAAGAGCATCCTAGAGCGGAAGGAGGTGCTCGTAG CTGTGATTGTAGGCGGGGTGGTGGGCGCCCTGTTCGCGGCCTTCCTGGTCACGCTGCTCATCTACCGCATGAAGAAGAAGGATGAGGGCAGCTACACACTGGAGGAGCCCAAGCAGGCCAGCGTCACGTACCAGAAGCCTGACAAGCAGGAGGAATTCTACGCCTAG